Proteins from a genomic interval of Gemmatimonadaceae bacterium:
- a CDS encoding multiheme c-type cytochrome, protein MPTPSPTTRRVALAALTALVALGAACRRSGEPQFVGSARCASCHTAEFSSWRSSQHSMAMQNATPKTVLGRFDGTRLTTGGVTYAFLRHGDTAVVNTIGADGAAHDYAIRYTFGVWPLQQYLVELPNGHIQALLAAWDARPASTGGQRWFALSADAEASHTDPFHWTGRAYNWNYMCADCHSTAVRKQYEPDSDAFHTTFSEINVACEACHGPASDHVSWAKYPAFARRLLWHDDGIRNPLHDRAGVHWSIDSATGNATRNVPRPSDREIETCAQCHARRNHIADGYVAGAPLLDYYTPLPILAGLYQPDGQQHDEVYTYASFLQSRMYHAGVTCSDCHDPHSGKLRRPGNQTCAQCHRPAKYDVPAHHFHTPGSAGAQCAACHLPDTTYMVIDHRHDHSIRIPRPDLSVSLGVPNACTRCHTEKPAAWAAKAIATWYPKPNPGFQRFAQAFSLDDHGSAGAADSLGVVANDPTEPWIVRASALARLGARPGPIALEAARRWTRDSNAVVRLYALQILDAFAENDRIAIATPLLRDPRRALRQQAAWILAPFAGALSADDRHAFDAAAEEFVDSQHYNADRAPNRLRLATFYGELRHYDSAAKEFHAAARLDSTEAATFENALRASAANPQAAALLRAIATPPPPSQSPR, encoded by the coding sequence ATGCCCACGCCTTCACCGACCACTCGCCGGGTTGCACTCGCGGCGCTCACGGCTCTCGTGGCGCTGGGCGCGGCGTGCCGCCGATCTGGCGAACCGCAATTCGTCGGGTCCGCCCGATGCGCGAGCTGTCACACGGCAGAATTCTCGAGCTGGCGCTCGTCGCAGCACTCCATGGCCATGCAGAACGCCACGCCAAAGACGGTCCTTGGCCGCTTCGATGGCACGCGCCTCACGACGGGCGGCGTGACCTACGCATTTCTGCGGCACGGCGACACCGCGGTCGTGAACACCATCGGCGCCGACGGCGCGGCGCACGACTACGCCATTCGCTACACGTTCGGCGTCTGGCCGCTCCAGCAGTATCTCGTCGAGTTGCCGAACGGCCACATTCAGGCGTTGCTCGCGGCGTGGGACGCCCGGCCGGCGTCGACCGGCGGCCAGCGCTGGTTCGCCCTCAGCGCGGACGCCGAAGCGTCGCACACCGATCCATTCCACTGGACCGGACGCGCATATAACTGGAATTACATGTGCGCCGACTGCCATTCGACGGCCGTGCGCAAGCAGTACGAGCCGGACAGCGACGCATTCCACACGACGTTCTCGGAGATCAACGTCGCGTGCGAAGCCTGTCATGGACCCGCAAGCGACCACGTGTCCTGGGCGAAGTATCCCGCCTTTGCTCGGCGGCTCCTGTGGCACGACGACGGGATACGGAATCCGCTGCACGATCGGGCCGGCGTCCATTGGAGCATCGACTCCGCCACGGGCAACGCAACGCGCAACGTTCCGCGGCCGAGCGATCGCGAGATCGAGACGTGCGCGCAATGCCACGCGCGGCGCAATCACATCGCCGACGGCTACGTCGCCGGCGCGCCGCTGCTCGACTACTACACGCCGCTGCCGATTCTCGCCGGACTCTATCAACCCGACGGCCAGCAGCACGATGAGGTCTACACGTACGCGTCGTTCCTTCAGAGCCGGATGTATCACGCCGGCGTGACGTGCTCCGACTGCCACGATCCGCATTCGGGCAAGCTGCGCCGTCCGGGCAACCAGACGTGCGCGCAGTGTCACCGCCCCGCGAAATACGACGTGCCGGCGCACCACTTTCACACGCCGGGCAGCGCGGGCGCGCAGTGTGCGGCATGTCATCTTCCCGACACGACGTACATGGTGATCGACCATCGGCACGATCACAGTATTCGAATACCGCGGCCGGATCTCAGCGTCTCGCTCGGCGTGCCCAACGCGTGCACTCGCTGCCACACCGAGAAGCCGGCCGCGTGGGCGGCGAAGGCGATCGCGACGTGGTATCCGAAACCGAACCCCGGATTTCAGCGCTTCGCGCAGGCCTTCTCCCTCGACGACCATGGATCGGCGGGCGCCGCGGACTCACTCGGCGTCGTCGCGAACGATCCAACCGAACCGTGGATCGTGCGAGCGTCGGCGCTCGCGCGGCTGGGCGCGCGGCCGGGCCCGATCGCGCTCGAGGCGGCTCGCCGGTGGACGCGCGACAGCAATGCCGTCGTGCGGTTGTACGCCCTTCAGATTCTCGACGCGTTCGCCGAGAACGATCGCATCGCGATCGCGACGCCGTTGCTGCGCGATCCACGTCGCGCGCTGCGGCAGCAGGCCGCGTGGATCCTTGCGCCGTTCGCGGGCGCCCTGAGCGCCGACGATCGCCACGCATTCGACGCGGCGGCTGAGGAGTTCGTCGACAGCCAGCACTACAACGCCGATCGTGCGCCGAATCGGCTGCGGCTCGCGACGTTCTACGGCGAACTACGGCACTACGACTCGGCGGCCAAGGAATTTCATGCGGCCGCACGCCTGGACAGTACGGAGGCGGCGACGTTCGAGAATGCGCTGCGTGCGTCCGCGGCGAATCCACAAGCCGCGGCGTTGCTGCGCGCGATCGCTACGCCGCCACCGCCCTCGCAATCGCCGCGGTGA
- a CDS encoding response regulator: MKQNGDTRRFVLIVDPHDGVCAVLRRMLNDANIETVIAKSCAEALTLVKSHGELIDVLLTELEGPECAGAGLIADALRHRPHLPIVCMSTAANDDVHIRRLVPARAAVVPKPFTVAQLTAAIARAVAA, encoded by the coding sequence ATGAAGCAGAATGGCGACACCCGCCGGTTCGTCCTGATCGTCGATCCCCACGATGGAGTCTGCGCCGTGCTCCGGCGCATGCTGAATGACGCGAACATCGAGACGGTGATCGCGAAGAGCTGCGCCGAGGCGCTGACGCTCGTCAAGTCGCACGGCGAGTTGATCGACGTGCTGCTGACGGAGCTCGAGGGGCCCGAGTGCGCCGGTGCGGGCCTCATCGCGGACGCGCTCCGTCATCGGCCGCACCTTCCCATCGTGTGCATGTCCACCGCCGCCAACGACGACGTTCACATTCGTCGTCTCGTGCCGGCCCGCGCCGCTGTCGTACCCAAGCCCTTTACAGTCGCCCAGCTCACCGCGGCGATTGCGAGGGCGGTGGCGGCGTAG
- a CDS encoding S41 family peptidase: protein MRVFLSLAIGLASVAPLAAQTPTAGYYRFPTISNGTIVFTAEGDLWRVPVAGGVAQRLTTHPAEESHAAISPDGRTIAFSASYEGPTEVYTMPIDGGLPVRRTFDGAAATVIGWTPDAKVIYSTRKYSTLPNTELATVDPKNNAIALVPLAQAADGSFDANGTLYFTRYAFQGSNTKRYQGGTAQNIWKYARNGAAAQPLTPDWKGTSRSAMVWHGRIYFDSDRDGTMNLWSMDENGKDLKQLTHHAGFDVQSPSLADGKIVYQLGADLRVYDVATNQDAAVPIKLVSDFEQTRERWVRNPSDWINAVHLSPTGDRVAVTARGQVFVVPTQQGRLVEATPGKSARWNDARFMTDGKTVLAIGDKSGEQEFWTLPANGIGQEKQVTRDGKVVRWEGIPSPDGKWLAHTDKNQQLWLTDVATGVTKLLGTNKEGDFDDMKWSPDGKWFAYAAPARNLFGQLYLYNVESGSSTAVTTDRYDSYSPAWTPDGKWLYFLSNRNLQSSVQSPWGAREPEPFFDKQTKIYALALVPGERNPFQPDDELSMAKNPKPDSAKVPADSAQLNRPSPSPARQDVPATAAQRIVLDGIERRLIELPVPPGNYNSLTTDGKRLYLVSRNAGVDGAPDLKTLAIDNKKPELETFLAGVRAYEISADRKKMLVRKTNSNDIYVVDAGAKAPTDLSKSQVDLKSWVLHFDPREEWRQMFADAWRLERDYFYDRGMNGVDWRAMRDHYAPLVERVTDRAELSDLLAQMVGELSALHIFVYGGDIRRGTDAVLPASLGARLARDDQRGGYRVEHIYQTDPDEPRNLSPLARYGVDVHEGDVIAAVNGVPTLSVPDIGALLRDQADHEVLLRVRPATGAEREVVVTPMSQGAENNLRYAEWEYTRREAVEQKGKGDIGYVHLRAMSGGDIAQWARDFYPAFDRQGLIVDVRHNNGGNIDSWVLEKLMRKAWFYFQSRVGDPTWNMQYAFRGHVVVLTDENTASDGEAFSEGFRRLGLGKLIGTRTWGGEIWLSSSNVLVDRGIATAAETGVYGPEGKWLIEGHGVDPDMVVDNEPHATFEGKDAQLDAAIAYLQQEIKLHPVPVPPPPAYPNKSLKAVIQAGDAKKP from the coding sequence ATGCGCGTTTTTCTTTCGCTCGCCATCGGACTCGCTTCGGTGGCCCCGCTCGCGGCACAGACTCCGACCGCCGGCTACTATCGTTTCCCCACGATCTCGAACGGCACGATCGTCTTCACCGCCGAGGGTGACTTGTGGCGCGTGCCTGTGGCGGGCGGTGTCGCGCAGCGATTGACGACGCACCCTGCCGAGGAATCGCACGCGGCGATCTCGCCCGACGGGCGCACGATCGCATTCTCGGCGAGCTATGAGGGGCCGACCGAGGTGTACACGATGCCGATCGACGGCGGATTGCCCGTGCGTCGCACGTTCGACGGCGCGGCGGCGACCGTGATCGGGTGGACGCCCGACGCGAAAGTCATCTACAGCACGCGCAAGTACTCGACGCTTCCGAACACCGAGCTCGCCACGGTCGATCCGAAGAACAACGCGATCGCGCTCGTGCCGCTCGCGCAGGCAGCGGATGGATCGTTCGACGCGAACGGTACGCTCTATTTCACGCGCTACGCGTTTCAGGGAAGCAACACGAAGCGCTATCAGGGCGGGACCGCGCAGAACATCTGGAAGTACGCGCGCAACGGCGCCGCGGCGCAGCCGCTCACGCCGGACTGGAAGGGCACGAGCCGGTCCGCCATGGTGTGGCATGGTCGCATCTACTTCGACAGCGATCGTGACGGCACGATGAACCTCTGGTCGATGGACGAGAACGGAAAGGATCTGAAGCAGCTGACGCATCACGCGGGCTTCGACGTGCAGAGTCCTTCGCTCGCCGACGGCAAGATCGTGTATCAGCTGGGCGCCGACCTCCGCGTGTATGATGTCGCGACGAATCAGGATGCCGCCGTGCCGATCAAGCTCGTCTCGGATTTCGAACAGACGCGCGAACGGTGGGTGCGCAATCCGTCGGATTGGATCAACGCCGTGCATCTCTCGCCGACGGGCGACCGCGTCGCGGTCACGGCGCGCGGTCAGGTGTTCGTCGTACCGACGCAGCAGGGACGGCTCGTCGAAGCGACTCCGGGCAAGTCGGCGCGGTGGAACGACGCGCGGTTCATGACCGACGGCAAGACCGTGCTGGCGATCGGCGACAAGAGCGGCGAGCAGGAGTTCTGGACGCTGCCGGCGAACGGGATCGGACAGGAGAAACAAGTCACGCGCGACGGCAAGGTCGTGCGATGGGAAGGTATTCCGTCCCCCGACGGCAAGTGGCTCGCGCACACCGACAAGAATCAGCAACTCTGGCTGACGGACGTCGCGACGGGCGTGACGAAGCTGCTCGGGACGAACAAGGAAGGCGACTTCGACGACATGAAGTGGTCGCCGGACGGGAAATGGTTCGCGTACGCGGCGCCGGCCAGGAATCTCTTCGGGCAGTTGTATCTGTACAATGTCGAGTCGGGAAGCAGCACCGCGGTGACGACCGATCGATACGACAGCTACAGTCCCGCGTGGACGCCGGACGGCAAGTGGTTGTACTTCCTGTCGAATCGCAACTTGCAGTCGTCGGTGCAATCGCCATGGGGCGCGCGCGAACCGGAGCCGTTCTTCGACAAGCAAACGAAGATCTACGCGCTCGCCTTGGTGCCGGGTGAACGGAATCCATTTCAGCCGGACGATGAGCTGAGCATGGCGAAGAATCCGAAGCCGGATAGTGCCAAGGTGCCGGCCGACAGCGCGCAGTTGAATCGTCCATCGCCGAGTCCGGCGCGGCAGGACGTGCCGGCGACCGCGGCGCAGCGCATCGTTCTGGACGGCATCGAGCGCCGGTTGATCGAGCTGCCGGTGCCGCCGGGCAATTACAATAGTCTAACAACCGACGGCAAACGGCTGTACCTCGTCTCGCGCAACGCGGGCGTCGACGGCGCACCCGATCTCAAGACGCTCGCGATCGACAACAAGAAGCCCGAGCTCGAGACGTTCCTCGCCGGCGTGCGCGCCTACGAGATCTCGGCCGATCGCAAGAAGATGCTCGTTCGCAAGACGAACTCGAACGACATCTACGTGGTGGACGCCGGCGCCAAGGCGCCGACGGATCTCTCGAAGTCGCAGGTGGATCTCAAGAGCTGGGTGCTGCACTTCGATCCGCGTGAGGAGTGGCGGCAGATGTTCGCGGACGCGTGGCGGCTCGAGCGCGACTACTTCTACGATCGCGGCATGAACGGCGTCGATTGGCGCGCGATGCGCGATCATTACGCGCCGCTCGTCGAGCGCGTGACCGATCGCGCGGAGCTGAGCGATCTCCTGGCACAGATGGTCGGCGAGCTCTCGGCGCTGCACATCTTCGTCTACGGCGGCGACATTCGGCGAGGAACGGACGCCGTCCTTCCGGCGTCGCTCGGTGCGCGGCTCGCGCGAGACGATCAGCGCGGCGGCTACCGCGTCGAGCACATCTACCAGACGGATCCGGACGAGCCGCGCAATCTCTCGCCGCTGGCGCGCTACGGCGTCGACGTGCATGAAGGCGACGTCATCGCCGCGGTGAACGGCGTGCCGACGCTCTCGGTGCCCGACATCGGCGCGTTGCTGCGCGACCAGGCCGATCATGAAGTGCTCCTCCGCGTGCGCCCGGCGACGGGCGCCGAGCGCGAAGTCGTCGTGACGCCGATGTCGCAGGGTGCCGAAAACAATCTGCGATACGCCGAGTGGGAGTACACGCGCCGTGAAGCGGTGGAGCAGAAGGGGAAGGGTGATATCGGGTACGTGCACCTGCGTGCGATGAGCGGCGGCGACATCGCGCAGTGGGCGCGCGACTTCTATCCGGCGTTCGATCGCCAGGGCCTGATCGTCGACGTACGCCACAACAACGGCGGCAACATCGACTCATGGGTGCTCGAGAAGCTGATGCGCAAGGCGTGGTTCTATTTCCAGTCGCGCGTCGGCGACCCGACGTGGAACATGCAGTATGCGTTTCGCGGGCACGTGGTGGTGTTGACCGACGAGAACACCGCGTCGGACGGCGAAGCGTTCTCCGAAGGATTTCGGAGACTGGGCCTTGGCAAGCTGATCGGTACGCGAACGTGGGGCGGCGAGATCTGGCTGTCGTCGAGCAACGTTCTGGTCGATCGCGGGATTGCTACGGCGGCGGAGACGGGCGTGTACGGACCGGAAGGGAAGTGGCTGATCGAGGGCCACGGTGTCGATCCGGACATGGTCGTCGACAACGAGCCGCACGCGACGTTCGAGGGGAAGGATGCGCAGCTCGACGCGGCGATCGCCTACTTGCAGCAGGAGATCAAATTGCATCCGGTGCCGGTTCCCCCGCCGCCGGCGTATCCGAACAAGTCGCTCAAGGCCGTCATTCAGGCGGGCGACGCGAAAAAGCCGTAA
- a CDS encoding DHA2 family efflux MFS transporter permease subunit has product MSDEAGRSANHKWIIAGTVLTGTIMAVLDSSIVNVALPDMSGTLGVTIEEITWVVTSYILAQVIVMPITGLLSARFGRKRFYMTSVVLFTAASMACGLAHSLASMVVFRVIQGFGGGVLLTVSQAILRESFPAEEQGIAMGLYGLGAVLAPAFGPTLGGWITDQYSWPWIFYINVPVGVLNIMLVTRFIEDPPYLIREKGYIDWPGLGLLVLGLGALQLMLEEGERNDWFQSTYIVRLGIVATIGLIAFVWRELVAEKPAVNLRILRNISFSSATALGGVLGLALNGSLFLLPVFLQNLLRFDAMKSGITMMPRSLAMAVLMPIGGRFYNRLGPRVLVGSGLLICGYGFYTMAKLTTDIGYWDLFWPQLWQGVGFSLIFVALSTAALSTIPKPRMTAATGLYNVVRQVMGSVGIALAATQLTSSTVRYHAILSEDAGASGGARQMVNAVTSGMMSKGADAFTAKAQALQIINGMIERQAAVLAYNHVFVLVASLFFIGFPLVFLLRRGTPSAEIEVAVD; this is encoded by the coding sequence ATGAGCGACGAAGCCGGCCGCTCCGCGAATCACAAGTGGATCATCGCGGGCACGGTCCTCACGGGCACCATCATGGCCGTGCTGGACTCGAGCATCGTCAACGTCGCGCTGCCGGACATGTCCGGCACGCTCGGCGTAACGATCGAGGAGATCACGTGGGTCGTCACGTCATACATCCTCGCGCAGGTGATCGTCATGCCGATCACCGGACTGCTCTCGGCGCGGTTCGGCCGTAAGCGTTTCTATATGACGAGCGTGGTGTTGTTCACCGCGGCGTCGATGGCCTGCGGGCTGGCGCACAGCCTTGCGTCCATGGTGGTGTTCCGCGTCATCCAGGGATTTGGCGGCGGCGTGCTGCTCACCGTGTCGCAGGCCATTCTGCGCGAGAGTTTTCCGGCAGAGGAACAGGGCATCGCGATGGGCCTGTACGGCCTCGGCGCCGTGCTCGCGCCGGCATTCGGCCCCACGCTTGGTGGATGGATCACCGATCAATACTCGTGGCCGTGGATCTTCTACATCAACGTGCCGGTAGGCGTGCTGAACATCATGCTCGTCACGCGCTTCATCGAGGATCCGCCGTATCTCATTCGCGAGAAGGGCTACATCGATTGGCCGGGGCTCGGACTGCTCGTGCTCGGCCTCGGCGCGCTGCAGCTGATGCTCGAGGAGGGTGAGCGCAACGACTGGTTTCAGTCGACGTACATCGTGCGGCTCGGGATCGTCGCGACGATTGGGTTGATCGCGTTCGTGTGGCGCGAGCTCGTCGCCGAGAAGCCGGCGGTCAATCTTCGCATTCTGCGCAACATCTCATTCAGCTCGGCAACGGCGCTTGGCGGCGTGCTCGGGCTCGCGCTCAATGGAAGTTTGTTCTTGCTTCCTGTGTTTTTACAAAACCTGCTGCGCTTCGACGCGATGAAATCGGGCATCACGATGATGCCGCGCAGTCTGGCGATGGCGGTGTTGATGCCGATCGGCGGACGATTCTACAATCGGCTCGGGCCGCGCGTTCTCGTCGGCAGTGGATTGTTGATCTGCGGCTACGGCTTCTACACGATGGCGAAACTGACCACGGACATCGGCTATTGGGATCTGTTCTGGCCGCAGCTGTGGCAAGGCGTGGGGTTCAGCCTGATCTTCGTCGCGCTGAGCACGGCGGCACTATCGACGATTCCGAAACCACGAATGACGGCGGCGACCGGCTTGTACAACGTCGTGCGACAGGTGATGGGAAGCGTCGGCATCGCGCTGGCGGCGACACAGCTCACGTCGAGCACCGTGCGCTATCACGCGATTCTCTCGGAGGATGCCGGCGCGTCGGGCGGCGCGCGGCAGATGGTGAACGCGGTGACGTCGGGCATGATGAGCAAGGGCGCCGACGCATTCACCGCGAAGGCACAAGCCCTACAAATCATCAATGGAATGATCGAGCGCCAGGCCGCGGTGCTTGCGTACAATCATGTCTTCGTGCTGGTGGCGTCGTTGTTCTTCATTGGGTTTCCGTTGGTGTTCCTGCTCAGGAGAGGGACGCCCTCGGCAGAGATCGAGGTGGCGGTCGATTGA
- a CDS encoding arylsulfotransferase family protein: MPVVPATVNATVGSALSVLQARVTVDAVGADSVRVVYQAGNGVAQATPFRTPRTSSDTILVLGLHAKTLYTYYVEALTAGVSQRSPAGTFTTAALPGQLDNVRLQQISGVQHHDVATGVTTGDGGYAVIFDSTGALVWYRDFTDTKMTVSNVLMQPNGNITAFIGNTSGWQPADGYYVEMSPAGEILQTYRAPPGSYMDDHDFLITGGGDTRQLHYFTYTIRQMDLSPIGLGTNVATAGHQVRRESAAGLDFTWDAWDHFTITDWIGDAAAKATRGNSTDYDHPNALTFDNSGNYVVSWRNLDQVTAIDPNNGNVLWRLGGKNSDFTFVNDPLNGFTKQHSVKVLANGDILLFDNGTDHTPAQSRAVEYKLDFATMTATMVWESRHTPTLVATYVGWVDRFTNGNTWVAYSFFGRAVEVDAASNVVWEGQLVVNGNTPVAYRMVPVTSLYRYVKP; encoded by the coding sequence ATGCCAGTCGTTCCGGCGACCGTCAACGCGACGGTTGGCTCTGCGCTGAGCGTTCTTCAGGCGCGTGTGACGGTCGACGCCGTGGGCGCCGACTCCGTCCGCGTGGTGTACCAGGCCGGCAATGGTGTCGCGCAGGCCACCCCATTTCGCACGCCCCGTACGTCGTCGGATACGATCCTCGTGCTCGGGTTGCATGCAAAGACGCTGTACACCTACTACGTCGAAGCACTGACGGCCGGCGTGTCGCAACGCTCGCCGGCGGGCACGTTCACCACGGCGGCGCTGCCGGGTCAGCTCGACAACGTGCGGTTGCAGCAGATCAGCGGCGTGCAGCATCACGACGTCGCGACCGGCGTGACGACCGGCGACGGCGGCTATGCGGTGATCTTCGACAGCACCGGCGCGCTCGTATGGTATCGTGACTTCACGGACACGAAGATGACGGTATCGAACGTACTCATGCAGCCGAACGGCAACATCACGGCGTTCATCGGCAACACGTCGGGCTGGCAGCCGGCGGACGGCTATTACGTCGAGATGAGCCCAGCGGGTGAGATTCTGCAGACGTATCGCGCGCCGCCCGGCTCGTACATGGACGATCACGATTTTCTGATTACCGGCGGCGGGGACACGCGGCAGCTGCACTACTTCACGTACACCATTCGCCAGATGGACCTCTCGCCGATCGGCCTCGGGACGAACGTCGCGACGGCCGGCCATCAGGTTCGCCGCGAGAGCGCCGCGGGGCTCGATTTCACCTGGGACGCCTGGGATCATTTCACGATCACCGATTGGATCGGCGACGCCGCGGCGAAGGCGACGCGCGGGAACAGTACGGATTACGACCATCCCAATGCGCTCACGTTCGACAACAGCGGCAACTACGTCGTCTCGTGGCGCAACCTCGATCAAGTCACCGCTATCGACCCGAACAACGGCAATGTGCTGTGGCGTCTTGGCGGCAAGAACAGCGATTTCACGTTCGTGAATGATCCGTTGAACGGATTTACCAAGCAGCACTCGGTGAAGGTGCTCGCGAACGGCGACATCCTGCTGTTCGACAATGGAACGGATCACACGCCGGCGCAGAGCCGGGCGGTGGAGTACAAGCTCGACTTTGCGACCATGACGGCAACGATGGTGTGGGAGTCGCGGCACACGCCGACGTTGGTCGCGACGTACGTGGGTTGGGTGGATCGCTTCACCAATGGCAACACGTGGGTGGCGTATTCATTCTTCGGCCGCGCGGTCGAGGTGGACGCCGCGTCGAACGTGGTCTGGGAGGGGCAGCTGGTGGTGAACGGCAACACCCCGGTGGCGTATCGCATGGTGCCGGTCACATCGCTCTATAGGTATGTGAAACCATAG
- a CDS encoding dienelactone hydrolase family protein produces the protein MPTRTELKLKTQDGVCDTYLFQPDGPGPWPAVLMYMDGIGMRPALWEVADRIAAQGYWVMLPDLFYRVGYKAEYGVNVFTNAEQRADLMTRIMPSASASNVMRDTDALLAHAAQQPNVRHEKIGITGYCMGGRLAMYAAGYYGDRVAAAAAYHPGGLATDAPDSPHTLAPNMRAQVYVGAAMEDQSFDAAQKERFDQALTDAGVAHTIETYQARHGFVPPDTPAYDAAAAARHDQTLFGLLRSELPRA, from the coding sequence ATGCCGACGCGCACGGAATTGAAGTTGAAGACGCAGGATGGCGTGTGTGACACGTACCTTTTTCAGCCGGATGGTCCGGGGCCGTGGCCCGCGGTGTTGATGTACATGGACGGCATCGGCATGCGGCCGGCGCTGTGGGAGGTGGCGGACCGCATCGCGGCGCAGGGCTATTGGGTCATGCTGCCGGACCTCTTCTATCGCGTCGGCTACAAGGCGGAGTACGGCGTCAACGTCTTCACGAACGCGGAGCAGCGCGCGGACCTGATGACGCGCATCATGCCGTCGGCGAGCGCGTCGAACGTCATGCGGGACACGGACGCGCTGCTGGCGCACGCCGCGCAGCAGCCGAACGTGCGTCATGAGAAGATTGGTATTACAGGATACTGTATGGGCGGCCGTCTCGCGATGTACGCCGCCGGCTACTACGGCGACCGCGTCGCCGCCGCGGCGGCGTATCACCCCGGCGGTTTGGCCACGGACGCGCCGGATAGCCCGCACACGCTGGCGCCGAACATGCGCGCCCAGGTCTACGTGGGCGCGGCGATGGAAGATCAGAGCTTCGACGCCGCGCAGAAGGAACGGTTCGACCAAGCCCTGACCGATGCCGGCGTCGCGCATACGATCGAGACGTATCAGGCGCGGCACGGCTTCGTCCCGCCGGATACACCGGCGTATGACGCCGCCGCCGCGGCGCGACATGATCAGACGCTCTTTGGGCTCTTGAGGTCCGAGTTGCCTCGCGCCTAG
- a CDS encoding aryl-sulfate sulfotransferase, whose product MWSLSRRIRWTALTAFAAGALAACSDGSRSSSGTDLLTPAAPIVPASVTVVVGSATMVLQARVSFTAAGADSVRVAYQAPNGPVQFTPFHAVGQNGDTILVLGLRPKSRYTYHVEAMTGGVSASSTDAAFTTAQVPGQLDNVQIQQISGAQHHYVATGVLTGDGGYAVIFDSTGTIVWYHDFTATKLTVSNVVMQPNGNITAFLGNTSGWQPLEGYYVEMNPAGDIVNTYRPPAGSFMDDHEFLITGSGASQTVQYFTFTTRQLDLSALGLSPNTTTAGHQIRRFNASGAEEFTWDAWDHISIDEWVGDTTAKTTRGNSTDFDHPNAMTFDTAGNYVVSWRNLDQIMAIDPNNGNVLWRLGGTKSDFTFVNDPLNGFYKQHSVKVLANGDILLFDNGAGHVPAQSRAVEYRLDMTAKTATMVWESRHNPPLFAVFVGWVDRFMNGNTWVAYSYFGRAVEVDASSNVVWEGQLVVNGANPTAYRMVPIVSLYRYVKT is encoded by the coding sequence ATGTGGTCGCTGAGTCGTCGAATTCGCTGGACTGCGCTCACCGCTTTCGCCGCGGGCGCGCTCGCCGCGTGCTCTGATGGATCGAGATCGTCGAGCGGAACGGACTTGCTCACGCCGGCCGCGCCGATCGTTCCCGCGTCGGTCACCGTCGTCGTCGGTTCGGCGACGATGGTCTTGCAGGCTCGCGTGTCCTTCACCGCCGCGGGTGCGGACTCGGTCCGCGTCGCGTATCAGGCGCCGAACGGGCCGGTGCAGTTCACACCGTTCCACGCCGTCGGTCAGAACGGCGACACCATTCTCGTGCTCGGACTGCGTCCGAAATCGCGGTACACGTATCACGTCGAAGCGATGACGGGCGGCGTCTCCGCATCGTCGACCGACGCCGCGTTCACGACTGCCCAGGTGCCCGGGCAACTCGACAACGTACAGATCCAGCAGATCAGCGGCGCGCAACATCACTACGTCGCGACCGGCGTGCTCACGGGCGACGGCGGTTATGCGGTAATCTTCGACAGCACCGGCACCATCGTGTGGTATCATGACTTCACGGCAACCAAGCTGACGGTGTCGAACGTCGTCATGCAGCCGAACGGCAACATCACCGCGTTCCTCGGCAACACCTCCGGCTGGCAGCCGCTGGAAGGCTACTACGTCGAGATGAATCCAGCGGGTGACATCGTGAACACGTACCGCCCGCCGGCCGGCTCGTTCATGGACGATCACGAATTTCTGATCACTGGCAGCGGCGCGAGTCAGACGGTGCAGTACTTCACCTTCACCACGCGGCAACTCGACCTGTCGGCGCTCGGCTTGAGCCCCAACACCACGACGGCAGGCCATCAGATTCGACGGTTCAATGCGTCGGGCGCGGAGGAATTCACCTGGGACGCGTGGGATCACATCTCGATCGATGAGTGGGTGGGCGACACGACCGCGAAGACGACGCGCGGCAATAGTACCGACTTCGATCATCCGAACGCGATGACGTTCGACACTGCCGGGAACTACGTCGTCTCGTGGCGCAATCTCGACCAGATCATGGCGATCGATCCCAACAACGGGAACGTGCTGTGGCGGCTCGGCGGAACGAAATCTGATTTCACGTTCGTGAACGATCCGCTGAACGGATTCTACAAGCAGCATTCGGTGAAGGTGCTCGCGAACGGCGACATCCTGCTCTTCGACAACGGCGCCGGTCACGTTCCGGCGCAGAGTCGAGCCGTGGAGTATCGGCTGGACATGACGGCGAAGACGGCGACGATGGTGTGGGAGTCGAGGCACAACCCGCCGCTCTTCGCGGTGTTCGTCGGGTGGGTCGACCGTTTCATGAATGGCAACACGTGGGTTGCCTACTCGTACTTCGGGCGCGCCGTTGAAGTGGATGCGAGCTCGAACGTTGTCTGGGAGGGTCAGCTCGTCGTGAATGGCGCGAATCCAACGGCATACCGAATGGTTCCAATCGTTTCGCTGTACCGATACGTGAAAACTTGA